A window of Drosophila subobscura isolate 14011-0131.10 chromosome E, UCBerk_Dsub_1.0, whole genome shotgun sequence contains these coding sequences:
- the LOC117891572 gene encoding diuretic hormone receptor isoform X1 — protein sequence MSDHKYMEAANGSGSNSDSDSEVDPLLMLSNLDAIGASVELQCLVQEHMDTTTYGNASDHCLTQFDSILCWPRTARGTLAVLQCMDELQGIHYDSSKNATRFCHANGTWEKYTNYDACAHLPASHSVTEFEVIVELPTIIYYIGYALSLVSLSLALIVFAYFKELRCLRNTIHANLFFTYIMSALFWILLLSVQISIRSGQASCIALVTLFHFFTLTNFFWMLVEGLYLYMLVVNTFSGDNIRFNIYASIGWGGPALFVIAWLVAKCLTVSYNSTEKYDINCPWMEETNVDWIYQGPVCAVLLINLTFLLRIMWVLITKLRSANTVETRQYRKAAKALLVLIPLFGITYLVVLAGPSEVGLMGHMFAVLRAVLLSTQGFSVSLFYCFLNSEVRNALRHHISTWRDTRDIQQSQSRRYTTKSFSKGNHSPRAESMRPLTSYYGRGKRESCVSSATTTTLVGQHPPCLSLHTGGTLTATGTGTGTGTGSSLSVMPRAISPLMKLQQGLEENSV from the exons ATGAGCGACCACAAGTACATGGAGGCtgccaatggcagcggcagcaacagcgacagcgacagcgaagtCGATCCGCTGCTAATGCTGTCCAATCTGGACGCCATTGGGGCCAGCGTGGAGCTGCAGTGCCTGGTGCAGGAGCATATGGATACAACGACCTACGGCAATGCGAGCGACCACTGCCTCACGCAGTTCGACTCGATCCTGTGCTGGCCACGAACGGCGCGCGGCACACTGGCCGTGCTGCAGTGCATGGATGAGCTGCAGGGCATCCACTACGACAGCAGCA AGAACGCCACACGCTTCTGCCATGCGAATGGAACGTGGGAGAAGTACACGAACTACGATGCCTGCGCCCATCTGCCAGCCTCCCACTCGGTGACGGAGTTCGAGGTCATCGTGGAGCTGCCAACCATCATTTACTACATCGGCTATGCCCTCAGCCTGGTCTCCCTCAGCCTGGCGCTGATTGTTTTTGCTTACTTTAA GGAGCTGCGTTGCCTGCGCAACACCATTCACGCCAATTTGTTCTTTACGTACATCATGTCCGCTTTGTTCTGGATACTGTTGCTATCGGTGCAG ATCTCCATTCGCAGCGGACAGGCGAGCTGCATTGCTCTGGTCACGCTCTTTCACTTCTTTACGCTGACAAACTTCTTCTGGATGCTGGTGGAGGGCCTCTATCTGTACATGCTGGTGGTGAACACCTTCTCCGGCGACAACATACGCTTCAACATCTACGCCTCCATCGGCTGGG gtGGTCCTGCGCTGTTTGTCATTGCCTGGCTGGTGGCCAAGTGCCTGACTGTCAGCTACAACAGCACCGAAAAG TACGACATCAATTGCCCCTGGATGGAGGAGACGAATGTCGATTGGATATACCAGGGTCCCGTGTGTGCCGTGCTGCTCATCAATTTAACCTTTCTGCTGCGCATCATGTGG GTGCTCATCACCAAACTGCGCTCCGCCAATACCGTGGAGACGCGCCAGTACAGGAAGGCAGCCAaggcgctgctggtgctcatTCCGCTCTTTGGCATCACCTATCTGGTGGTGCTGGCCGGGCCCTCGGAGGTCGGTCTCATGGGTCACATGTTTGCCGTTCTGCGCGCCGTTCTGCTGAGCACACAG GGCTTCTCCGTATCCTTGTTCTACTGTTTCCTCAACTCGGAGGTGCGCAATGCGCTGCGGCATCACATCTCCACGTGGCGGGATACGCGCGACATccagcagagccagagccgacG GTACACCACGAAAAGTTTCTCCAAGGGCAACCACTCGCCGCGGGCCGAGAGCATGCG GCCGCTGACCAGCTACTACGGACGCGGCAAGCGTGAGTCCTGCGTGAGTTCGGCCACCACGACGACACTGGTGGGCCAGCATCCGCCCTGCCTCAGCCTGCACACTGGTGGCACACTCACGGCAACGGGCACGGgtacgggcacgggcacgggcagctCCCTCAGTGTCATGCCCCGTGCAATCAGTCCACTGATGAAG TTGCAGCAAGGACTCGAGGAGAACTCCGTTTAG
- the LOC117891572 gene encoding diuretic hormone receptor isoform X2 — protein sequence MSDHKYMEAANGSGSNSDSDSEVDPLLMLSNLDAIGASVELQCLVQEHMDTTTYGNASDHCLTQFDSILCWPRTARGTLAVLQCMDELQGIHYDSSKNATRFCHANGTWEKYTNYDACAHLPASHSVTEFEVIVELPTIIYYIGYALSLVSLSLALIVFAYFKELRCLRNTIHANLFFTYIMSALFWILLLSVQISIRSGQASCIALVTLFHFFTLTNFFWMLVEGLYLYMLVVNTFSGDNIRFNIYASIGWGGPALFVIAWLVAKCLTVSYNSTEKYDINCPWMEETNVDWIYQGPVCAVLLINLTFLLRIMWVLITKLRSANTVETRQYRKAAKALLVLIPLFGITYLVVLAGPSEVGLMGHMFAVLRAVLLSTQGFSVSLFYCFLNSEVRNALRHHISTWRDTRDIQQSQSRRYTTKSFSKGNHSPRAESMRPLTSYYGRGKRESCVSSATTTTLVGQHPPCLSLHTGGTLTATGTGTGTGTGSSLSVMPRAISPLMKQGLEENSV from the exons ATGAGCGACCACAAGTACATGGAGGCtgccaatggcagcggcagcaacagcgacagcgacagcgaagtCGATCCGCTGCTAATGCTGTCCAATCTGGACGCCATTGGGGCCAGCGTGGAGCTGCAGTGCCTGGTGCAGGAGCATATGGATACAACGACCTACGGCAATGCGAGCGACCACTGCCTCACGCAGTTCGACTCGATCCTGTGCTGGCCACGAACGGCGCGCGGCACACTGGCCGTGCTGCAGTGCATGGATGAGCTGCAGGGCATCCACTACGACAGCAGCA AGAACGCCACACGCTTCTGCCATGCGAATGGAACGTGGGAGAAGTACACGAACTACGATGCCTGCGCCCATCTGCCAGCCTCCCACTCGGTGACGGAGTTCGAGGTCATCGTGGAGCTGCCAACCATCATTTACTACATCGGCTATGCCCTCAGCCTGGTCTCCCTCAGCCTGGCGCTGATTGTTTTTGCTTACTTTAA GGAGCTGCGTTGCCTGCGCAACACCATTCACGCCAATTTGTTCTTTACGTACATCATGTCCGCTTTGTTCTGGATACTGTTGCTATCGGTGCAG ATCTCCATTCGCAGCGGACAGGCGAGCTGCATTGCTCTGGTCACGCTCTTTCACTTCTTTACGCTGACAAACTTCTTCTGGATGCTGGTGGAGGGCCTCTATCTGTACATGCTGGTGGTGAACACCTTCTCCGGCGACAACATACGCTTCAACATCTACGCCTCCATCGGCTGGG gtGGTCCTGCGCTGTTTGTCATTGCCTGGCTGGTGGCCAAGTGCCTGACTGTCAGCTACAACAGCACCGAAAAG TACGACATCAATTGCCCCTGGATGGAGGAGACGAATGTCGATTGGATATACCAGGGTCCCGTGTGTGCCGTGCTGCTCATCAATTTAACCTTTCTGCTGCGCATCATGTGG GTGCTCATCACCAAACTGCGCTCCGCCAATACCGTGGAGACGCGCCAGTACAGGAAGGCAGCCAaggcgctgctggtgctcatTCCGCTCTTTGGCATCACCTATCTGGTGGTGCTGGCCGGGCCCTCGGAGGTCGGTCTCATGGGTCACATGTTTGCCGTTCTGCGCGCCGTTCTGCTGAGCACACAG GGCTTCTCCGTATCCTTGTTCTACTGTTTCCTCAACTCGGAGGTGCGCAATGCGCTGCGGCATCACATCTCCACGTGGCGGGATACGCGCGACATccagcagagccagagccgacG GTACACCACGAAAAGTTTCTCCAAGGGCAACCACTCGCCGCGGGCCGAGAGCATGCG GCCGCTGACCAGCTACTACGGACGCGGCAAGCGTGAGTCCTGCGTGAGTTCGGCCACCACGACGACACTGGTGGGCCAGCATCCGCCCTGCCTCAGCCTGCACACTGGTGGCACACTCACGGCAACGGGCACGGgtacgggcacgggcacgggcagctCCCTCAGTGTCATGCCCCGTGCAATCAGTCCACTGATGAAG CAAGGACTCGAGGAGAACTCCGTTTAG